The following proteins come from a genomic window of Acanthopagrus latus isolate v.2019 chromosome 5, fAcaLat1.1, whole genome shotgun sequence:
- the LOC119019380 gene encoding STAM-binding protein-like A, producing MADHNDVSLPPEERVRALTKKGSSVEVNDDVPPRRYFRSGMEMVRMANIYTEEGNIEHAFVLYNKYITLFIEKLPKHRDYKTANIPEKKDTLKKLKDVAFPQAEILKKALLRRFDQEYAQYLVKKKAEEEALAREQSKQRALDAERERVAEMQRRQREQEQFSAFEEMIRRQELEKERQRVLLEFATPATPSPDTPLIPGFQVPSIVSPTTPQSPGDMSGGINHQHNRPPATIGTPVTGLPSFDRSLKPGTLVSPGNNNTMVDALRQLAVPAELCRSFLRLAEANTSRAVETCGILCGKLTRNAFTVTHVIVPKQCGGPDYCDTENEEELFLIQDQYDLITLGWIHTHPTQTAFLSSVDLHTHCSYQIMMPEAIAIVCSPKFNEIGYFRLTDRGTEEISTCKQKGFHPHSKDPPLFTHAGHVTITDDTVSMVDLR from the exons ATGGCAGACCACAATGACGTCAGTCTGCCGCCGGAGGAGAGAGTCCGCGCTCTGACCAAGAAGGGAAGCTCGGTGGAAGTAAACGACGATGTGCCCCCGCGCCGCTACTTCCGCTCTGGCATGGAGATGGTCCGCATGGCGAACATCTACACAGAGGAGGGCAACATTGAGCACGCCTTCGTCCTTTACAATAAATACATCAC GCTCTTCATAGAAAAACTTCCCAAGCATCGGGATTACAAGACAGCTAACATTCCTGAGAAGAAGGACACACTAAAG AAACTGAAGGATGTTGCCTTTCCTCAAGCAGAGATTCTGAAAAAAGCTCTTTTGAGGAGATTTGACCAGGAGTACGCCCAGTATCTTGTCAAAAAG AAAGCGGAGGAGGAAGCCTTGGCACGCGAGCAGTCCAAGCAGCGGGCGCTGGACGCCGAGCGGGAGCGCGTGGCTGAGATGCAGCGGCGGCAGCGGGAGCAGGAGCAGTTCAGTGCCTTTGAGGAGATGATCCGCCgccaggagctggagaaggagcgCCAGCGCGTGCTCCTGGAGTTCGCCACGCCTGCTACACCTTCCCCTGACACTCCCCTCATTCCAGGCTTCCAAGTCCCTTCAATCGTCTCCCCCACCACCCCACAGAGCCCGGGGGACATGTCCGGCGGCATCAACCACCAACACAATCGTCCCCCTGCAACCATCGGCACACCTGTCACGGGCCTGCCCAGCTTCGACCGCTCGCTCAAGCCTGGAACTTTGGTCAGCCCCGGGAACAACA ATACGATGGTGGATGCCCTCCGGCAGTTGGCCGTGCCCGCTGAGCTGTGCCGGAGCTTTCTGAGGTTGGCCGAGGCCAACACAAGCCGAGCTGTAGAAACTTGTGGCATCCTGTGTGGCAAACTG ACCAGGAATGCGTTTACTGTGACGCATGTCATCGTACCAAAACAATGTGGCGGGCCAGACTATTGTGACACAGAAAATGAGGAGGAACTGTTCCTCATACAGGACCAGTACGATCTCATCACCCTGGGCTGGATACAT ACTCACCCCACACAGACGGCCTTCCTGTCCAGCGTcgacctccacacacactgctcctACCAGATAATGATGCCTGAGGCCATCGCCATCGTCTGCTCGCCTAAGTTCAATGA AATCGGCTACTTCAGGCTGACAGATCGAGGAACGGAGGAGATCTCAACATGCAAACAGAAAGGCTTTCACCCTCACAGCAAAGACCCACCTCTATTTACA